From the genome of uncultured Pseudodesulfovibrio sp., one region includes:
- a CDS encoding DUF362 domain-containing protein translates to MNNISRRNFMKSGAIALATIAMTGHGVFSNADEGAPVYLTRDISSKGLTKVYDRLMQGGKLPGKVAVKLHSGEPGGHNYPNPSLIKDLVQSVNGTIVECNTAYKGKRFSTVDHMKALQDHGFAHIAPVDIMDENGSMALPFAKGKHIRENYVGAHFVNYDSFLILSHFKGHAMGGFGGAIKNMSIGIASSEGKMWIHTAGATRSTDNFAKCFSTDQDMFLESMAEAAGSVINKLGKDRIVYVSLMNNLSIDCDCDSNPAPPELDDIGILASMDPVALDRACVDLIYAADKDKSASLRHRMEEKHATHTLDHAEALGIGSQQYTLIGIDA, encoded by the coding sequence GTGAACAATATTTCCAGGCGCAATTTCATGAAATCCGGGGCCATCGCCCTGGCAACGATTGCCATGACCGGCCACGGCGTGTTTTCCAATGCGGATGAGGGCGCGCCCGTCTATCTGACCAGGGACATCAGTTCGAAAGGGTTGACCAAGGTCTATGATCGCCTGATGCAGGGTGGCAAGCTGCCCGGCAAGGTGGCGGTAAAGCTGCATTCCGGCGAACCCGGGGGACACAACTATCCGAATCCGTCTTTGATCAAGGATTTGGTCCAGTCCGTGAACGGCACCATCGTAGAGTGCAACACCGCCTACAAGGGGAAGCGCTTCAGTACGGTCGACCACATGAAGGCGCTGCAGGACCACGGATTCGCCCACATCGCTCCGGTGGACATCATGGACGAGAACGGCTCCATGGCCTTGCCGTTTGCCAAGGGCAAACACATCCGGGAAAACTACGTGGGTGCTCATTTCGTCAATTATGACTCTTTCCTGATCCTGTCTCACTTCAAAGGGCACGCCATGGGCGGTTTCGGGGGCGCCATCAAGAATATGTCCATCGGCATCGCCTCGAGCGAAGGGAAGATGTGGATTCACACAGCGGGCGCAACCCGGAGCACCGACAATTTTGCCAAGTGCTTCAGCACGGATCAGGACATGTTTCTGGAGTCCATGGCCGAAGCGGCCGGGTCGGTCATCAACAAGCTCGGTAAAGACCGAATCGTATACGTCAGCCTGATGAACAACCTGTCCATCGACTGCGACTGCGACAGTAACCCGGCCCCGCCGGAACTGGACGACATCGGCATCTTGGCTTCCATGGACCCTGTCGCCCTGGACCGGGCCTGCGTTGACCTGATCTACGCCGCGGACAAAGACAAGAGCGCTTCCCTGCGCCATCGCATGGAGGAGAAACACGCTACACATACCCTGGACCATGCCGAAGCACTCGGTATAGGTAGTCAGCAGTACACCCTGATCGGCATCGACGCATAA